From Montipora foliosa isolate CH-2021 chromosome 6, ASM3666993v2, whole genome shotgun sequence, a single genomic window includes:
- the LOC138008854 gene encoding uncharacterized protein, whose amino-acid sequence MEVDSSVKRANDLNLEEVSSATQQKRVKTVLKTLWDDTNSEKPFQVGKLNLREHILAKSNELRSLEAIASDLQDPRVEARVEVVERSGKPSLVVVKKRKASLSDDVPFDDVRLVVDANGEYRLFVYHFELVRRGTININQPGQLRNAINEVVENRPCPGVDTRITGQQDYLSSEVEEQTLPWHRVLSRNCARLIKNAQCESGRKCRCCYKTEQKLSERLNQKKSLTEEDVRSRQSVSSKVRFSCLSPKSQSKRLKNMRQSRKNMTKQVKRYRKKFSVLMSDTHSSDLDKLMERVESTPMGRKEFEKCVAEADSLRPGAGQVLREIWDSDKVNFRKDQAKNGKF is encoded by the exons ATGGAAGTCGATAGCTCTGTTAAAAGAGCAAATGATTTAAATTTGGAAGAAGTCAGCTCAGCCACACAACAAAAGAGAGTGAAAACGGTGCTTAAGACACTCTGGGATGACACGAACAGTGAGAAACCCTTTCAG GTTGGTAAGCTTAACCTTCGTGAACACATTCTTGCCAAGAGCAACGAATTAAGATCTCTTGAAGCCATCGCGTCAGATCTCCAGGATCCCAGAGTAGAGGCTCGTGTCGAGGTTGTGGAAAGAAGTGGAAAGCCATCCCTGGTTGTCGTCAAGAAACGGAAAGCCTCTCTCTCTGACGACGTGCCTTTTGACGACGTGAGACTCGTTGTTGATGCAAATGGTGAATATCGTTTGTTTGTGTACCACTTTGAGCTCGTAAGAAGGGGCACAATTAATATTAATCAGCCGGGACAACTGAGAAATGCAATAAACGAAGTCGTCGAGAATCGTCCTTGTCCTGGAGTGGACACTAGGATAACTGGCCAGCAGGATTATCTGTCCTCAGAAGTAGAAGAACAGACCCTTCCTTGGCACAGAGTTTTGTCAAGAAATTGCGCGCGATTGATAAAAAATGCCCAATGTGAGAGTGGAAGAAAGTGTCGATGTTGctacaaaacagaacaaaaactgTCAGAACGCTTAAACCAAAAGAAGTCTCTGACTGAAGAAGACGTAAGGAGCAGACAATCTGTGTCATCCAAAGTTCGCTTCTCTTGCCTCAGTCCAAAGAGCCAAAGTAAGCGATTGAAAAATATGCGGCAATCAAGGAAAAACATGACAAAGCAGGTCAAACGGTACAGAAAGAAGTTCTCTGTTTTAATGTCTGATACACATAGCTCTGACTTGGACAAATTGATGGAGCGAGTTGAATCTACACCCATGGGAAGAaaggaatttgaaaaatgtgtggcaGAAGCTGATAGTTTACGACCCGGTGCAGGGCAAGTCTTGCGTGAGATATGGGATTCGGACAAAGTGAATTTCCGAAAAGATCAGGCAAAAAACGGTAAGTTTTAG